The Borreliella valaisiana VS116 genome segment ACGAACTTTGAATAGCAACATTAACGCTTTGAGCTACAACTGAAAGTACAATAACAGGCACCAAAGCTTCAAAAGATTTTAAAACAGCAGGCGGAACAGATTCTGGAAGCTTAATTGCCATATTCCTTTGTACTATAAATCTATAAACTTCAACAGAAAAAAAGGCAGAAATAATAGCTGTAAATACCCCTTGAGCACTAAAATATCTTGCATCAATTACAGGAAACCATGCATTGGGTTGAATTCCCCATTTAGCAGTATCCCCGCCGTAAGGTATCCAATCTGATTGCCCAGCTAAAATTAAAAATGTATAAAGAGATAAAAATCCCCCTGTAATCCCACTAAGTTTATAATGATTAGATAAATTATATCCAATACCAAAAACAACAAATATGGACATAATGCCCATACTTACATAAAATGGCTGAACAAGATTTCCTTTATATTTAGCCATTAAATCAACGTACCACTGCTGATACAACAATGTTTGAGAATCTGTAAATGGCAAATTAACTAAAAGTAAAATAAAAGAACCAACTATCAAGAAAGGCATAGAAAAAGTAAAACCATCTCTTAAAGCAATTAAATATTTATTTGAACCAATTTTACTAGCAATAGGAACTAAAGTAGTTTCAATAAAATCTTGAAAATTCATGCAAATAATCCTCCAATAAAAACTAATTAAAAGTTATAATTAACGACTTGTTATATTAATTTTAATATAATTTAATTAATAATTATTAATTATTATATCAAAAAACTTCTACTAGGGTATATTTAAATAAAATTATTTATTTTAAATATATCCTATAATATAATATATTATAAGATATATTAAACAATATTAATTATTGGTTTTATATTTTATAAATAAAAGGAGTATATTTTATATATGAATAAAAAAACATATAGCATAGAAGAATTAATAGATAAAATAAGTATGCCTGTTGTAGCTTACTCCGGTGAAGCTAAAAGCTTTCTAAGAGAAGCTTTGGAACATGCTAAAAACAAAGACTATGAAAAAGCAGAACTTGCCATACAAGAAAGTAAAAATTCTATTTCAAAGGCTCATGAAACACACAGAGAAATAATACAACAATCAACCACTAATCCAAGCTCTATTAAAATACCTTTTATTTTAATTCATGCTGAAGATCATTTA includes the following:
- a CDS encoding PTS lactose/cellobiose transporter subunit IIA, which translates into the protein MNKKTYSIEELIDKISMPVVAYSGEAKSFLREALEHAKNKDYEKAELAIQESKNSISKAHETHREIIQQSTTNPSSIKIPFILIHAEDHLMSAISELSIFEELINVYKIINEIKK